The Malus domestica chromosome 06, GDT2T_hap1 genome has a segment encoding these proteins:
- the LOC103438267 gene encoding uncharacterized protein isoform X3: protein MIGAPMETKGLNANRESKPNRSRKEIIEKKKAMDALLKAASAEKDHLSAFPAFRRYQTNGLSAFLESGRGDKLASSVKHYIQNLLKANMEGLYGSEWPVEERVKRREMVAPEARYIFVREASNASASEMSTMSEQESTSASCVEKRGPMVGFVHFRFVIEEELPVLYVYELQLEPHVQGKGLGKFLMQLIELIARKMGAVVLTVHRSNSVAMNFYLSKMRYIISTISPSQVDPLIWIEKSYEILCKAFSDEAKAILEEPLEEVHLV, encoded by the exons ATGATTGGAGCGCCAATGGAGACGAAGGGGCTCAATGCTAACAGAGAAAGCAAGCCCAATCGGAGCCGCAAAGAG ATAATCGAGAAGAAGAAGGCCATGGATGCACTGTTAAAAGCAGCTTCTGCTGAAAAGGACCATCTTTCTGCTTTCCCTGCCTTTCGCCGTTACCAAACAAACG GGTTATCTGCATTTTTGGAATCAGGACGCGGGGACAAGCTTGCGTCTTCTGTTAAGCATTACATTCAAAATCTTCTTAAG GCCAATATGGAGGGGCTGTATGGATCTGAGTGGCCAGTGGAAGAGAGGGTGAAGCGCAGGGAGATGGTTGCACCTGAAGCACGTTATATATTTGTACGTGAGGCTTCAAATGCAAGTGCTAGTGAAATGTCAACAATGTCGGAGCAAGAAAGTACCTCAGCTAGTTGTGTGGAGAAGAGGGGGCCCATGGTTGGGTTTGTACATTTTCGATTTGTCATAGAGGAAGAATTGCCTGTACTTTACGTGTATGAATTGCAACTCGAGCCTCACGTACAAGGGAAAGGTCTGGGAAAGTTCCTAATGCAACTAATTGAGCTAATTGCTCGCAAG ATGGGTGCTGTCGTTCTAACTGTTCATAGATCAAACTCGGTAGCCATGAATTTCTATTTAAGTAAGATGAG ATACATTATATCAACTATATCACCATCACAAGTTGATCCATTG ATATGGATTGAGAAGAGTTATGAAATTCTTTGCAAAGCATTCAGTGATGAGGCTAAAGCTATCTTGGAG GAACCACTTGAGGAGGTTCATCTGGTTTAA
- the LOC103438267 gene encoding uncharacterized protein isoform X2, giving the protein MIGAPMETKGLNANRESKPNRSRKEIIEKKKAMDALLKAASAEKDHLSAFPAFRRYQTNGLSAFLESGRGDKLASSVKHYIQNLLKANMEGLYGSEWPVEERVKRREMVAPEARYIFVREASNASASEMSTMSEQESTSASCVEKRGPMVGFVHFRFVIEEELPVLYVYELQLEPHVQGKGLGKFLMQLIELIARKNQMGAVVLTVHRSNSVAMNFYLSKMRYIISTISPSQVDPLIWIEKSYEILCKAFSDEAKAILEEPLEEVHLV; this is encoded by the exons ATGATTGGAGCGCCAATGGAGACGAAGGGGCTCAATGCTAACAGAGAAAGCAAGCCCAATCGGAGCCGCAAAGAG ATAATCGAGAAGAAGAAGGCCATGGATGCACTGTTAAAAGCAGCTTCTGCTGAAAAGGACCATCTTTCTGCTTTCCCTGCCTTTCGCCGTTACCAAACAAACG GGTTATCTGCATTTTTGGAATCAGGACGCGGGGACAAGCTTGCGTCTTCTGTTAAGCATTACATTCAAAATCTTCTTAAG GCCAATATGGAGGGGCTGTATGGATCTGAGTGGCCAGTGGAAGAGAGGGTGAAGCGCAGGGAGATGGTTGCACCTGAAGCACGTTATATATTTGTACGTGAGGCTTCAAATGCAAGTGCTAGTGAAATGTCAACAATGTCGGAGCAAGAAAGTACCTCAGCTAGTTGTGTGGAGAAGAGGGGGCCCATGGTTGGGTTTGTACATTTTCGATTTGTCATAGAGGAAGAATTGCCTGTACTTTACGTGTATGAATTGCAACTCGAGCCTCACGTACAAGGGAAAGGTCTGGGAAAGTTCCTAATGCAACTAATTGAGCTAATTGCTCGCAAG AACCAGATGGGTGCTGTCGTTCTAACTGTTCATAGATCAAACTCGGTAGCCATGAATTTCTATTTAAGTAAGATGAG ATACATTATATCAACTATATCACCATCACAAGTTGATCCATTG ATATGGATTGAGAAGAGTTATGAAATTCTTTGCAAAGCATTCAGTGATGAGGCTAAAGCTATCTTGGAG GAACCACTTGAGGAGGTTCATCTGGTTTAA
- the LOC103438329 gene encoding zinc-finger homeodomain protein 11-like: MEGDHDPNTNDVYRECLRNHAASLGSYATDGCGEFTVDHASPGGLQCAACGCHRNFHRRVTYAATSSQAAGGGRSGHLQHHVIMSCSSRGRDPAENIITTQDQLIDYNAGGGGSPDSGERMSSEKKRFRTKFTAEQKEKMLAFAEKLGWKLLRKDLEDEIETFCRSVGVTRQVFKVWMHNHKNLSSSSTSASTGNASSLTTQ; encoded by the coding sequence ATGGAAGGAGATCATGATCCGAACACAAACGATGTATACAGAGAGTGCTTGAGAAACCATGCAGCCAGCCTCGGCAGCTACGCTACAGATGGCTGCGGCGAGTTCACAGTTGACCACGCATCTCCAGGCGGCTTACAATGCGCCGCTTGTGGGTGCCACCGCAACTTCCACCGCAGAGTCACTTACGCAGCCACGTCATCTCAAGCTGCAGGAGGCGGTAGATCAGGTCATCTTCAACACCATGTCATCATGAGCTGCAGCAGCCGAGGTCGAGATCCCGCCGAAAATATCATAACAACACAAGACCAACTCATTGACTACAATGCCGGCGGAGGTGGGTCACCGGACAGCGGAGAGAGGATGAGCAGCGAGAAGAAGCGGTTCAGGACGAAGTTCACAGCGGAGCAGAAGGAGAAGATGCTGGCGTTTGCTGAGAAGTTGGGGTGGAAGCTGCTGAGAAAAGATCTAGAGGATGAGATAGAGACGTTCTGTAGGAGTGTAGGGGTAACCAGACAGGTGTTCAAAGTGTGGATGCATAACCACAAAAacctttcatcttcttctacTTCTGCATCTACTGGCAATGCATCTTCTCTCACAACCCAGTAG
- the LOC103438267 gene encoding uncharacterized protein isoform X1, translating to MIGAPMETKGLNANRESKPNRSRKEIIEKKKAMDALLKAASAEKDHLSAFPAFRRYQTNGLSAFLESGRGDKLASSVKHYIQNLLKANMEGLYGSEWPVEERVKRREMVAPEARYIFVREASNASASEMSTMSEQESTSASCVEKRGPMVGFVHFRFVIEEELPVLYVYELQLEPHVQGKGLGKFLMQLIELIARKNQMGAVVLTVHRSNSVAMNFYLSKMRYIISTISPSQVDPLIWIEKSYEILCKAFSDEAKAILEVCVCFNQDGFCTLFRIYIRTVVHLFFILHL from the exons ATGATTGGAGCGCCAATGGAGACGAAGGGGCTCAATGCTAACAGAGAAAGCAAGCCCAATCGGAGCCGCAAAGAG ATAATCGAGAAGAAGAAGGCCATGGATGCACTGTTAAAAGCAGCTTCTGCTGAAAAGGACCATCTTTCTGCTTTCCCTGCCTTTCGCCGTTACCAAACAAACG GGTTATCTGCATTTTTGGAATCAGGACGCGGGGACAAGCTTGCGTCTTCTGTTAAGCATTACATTCAAAATCTTCTTAAG GCCAATATGGAGGGGCTGTATGGATCTGAGTGGCCAGTGGAAGAGAGGGTGAAGCGCAGGGAGATGGTTGCACCTGAAGCACGTTATATATTTGTACGTGAGGCTTCAAATGCAAGTGCTAGTGAAATGTCAACAATGTCGGAGCAAGAAAGTACCTCAGCTAGTTGTGTGGAGAAGAGGGGGCCCATGGTTGGGTTTGTACATTTTCGATTTGTCATAGAGGAAGAATTGCCTGTACTTTACGTGTATGAATTGCAACTCGAGCCTCACGTACAAGGGAAAGGTCTGGGAAAGTTCCTAATGCAACTAATTGAGCTAATTGCTCGCAAG AACCAGATGGGTGCTGTCGTTCTAACTGTTCATAGATCAAACTCGGTAGCCATGAATTTCTATTTAAGTAAGATGAG ATACATTATATCAACTATATCACCATCACAAGTTGATCCATTG ATATGGATTGAGAAGAGTTATGAAATTCTTTGCAAAGCATTCAGTGATGAGGCTAAAGCTATCTTGGAGGTATGTGTCTGTTTCAACCAG GATGGGTTTTGTACTTTGTTTCGTATATACATACGCACCGTCGTTCATCTTTTTTTCATTCTTCatttatga
- the LOC103438326 gene encoding serine/threonine-protein kinase BSK1-like: MVCCESKVSENQQPEKIQTQHLAHNSWTPTHHTNPTSGSDLEIGGALPFFEFSFADLKAATNNFSSDYIVSESGEKAPNLVYKGWLHNRCWIAVKKFTKMAWPDPKQFAEEAWGVGKLRHRRLANLIGYCCDGDERCGRERGRERN, translated from the exons ATGGTTTGCTGTGAATCCAAAGTTTCAGAGAACCAACAACCAGAGAAAATCCAAACCCAGCATCTAGCTCACAATAGCTGGACCCCTACCCACCACACAAATCCCACCTCTGGATCCGACCTGGAAATTGGCGGAGCCCTACCCTTCTTCGAGTTCTCCTTTGCTGACCTCAAAGCCGCCACCAATAACTTCAGCTCTGACTACATAGTTTCGGAGAGCGGCGAGAAGGCCCCTAATCTTGTTTACAAGGGCTGGCTACATAACCGTTGTTGGATCGCCGTTAAGAAGTTCACTAAGATGGCGTGGCCTGATCCCAAGCAGTTTGCG GAGGAAGCTTGGGGCGTGGGGAAGCTGCGGCATCGGCGGCTTGCGAATTTGATTGGGTATTGTTGTGATGGGGATGAGAGATgtgggagggagagagggagagagagaaattga
- the LOC103438270 gene encoding putative 3,4-dihydroxy-2-butanone kinase, whose translation MAFHGKKLINDPNDVVTEFIEGLVETYPGLQYLDGFPQVKVVLRADVSGRTYDKVAIISGGGSGHEPAHAGFVGDGMLTAAICGDVFASPQVDSILAGIRAVTGPSGCLLIVKNYTGDRLNFGVAAEQAKSEGYKVETVIVGDDCALPPPRGIAGRRGLAGTILVHKIAGAAAAAGLSLADVAAEARRASELVGTMGVALSVCTLPGQVTPDRLGPGKMELGLGIHGEPGAAVADLQPVDVIVSHVLKQILSPETNYVPITRGCRVVLMVNGLGATPGMELMIASGKAVPKLQLEHGLAVDRVYTGSFMTSLDMAGFSISVMKADQTILQRLDAATKAPYWPVGVDGNHPPAKIPVPLPPSRSMNSDEPLGRPEQLNEQGQILEVAIEAAANAIKKLKDNLNEWDGKVGDGDCGSTMYRGATTVLEDMKNYPLNDATETVNEIGSSIRRVMGGTSGILYVIFCKAAYAQLKSSTQSVVTSKNWAEALEASIAAVSKYGGASAGYRTMLDALIPASTVLQERLKAGDDPVTAFLLSSEAALDGAESTKNMEAQAGRSSYISGDILASVPDPGAMAAASWYRAAALAVKHKNQTPP comes from the exons ATGGCTTTTCACGGCAAGAAGCTCATCAACGACCCCAACG ATGTGGTGACTGAGTTCATCGAAGGGCTTGTCGAGACGTATCCTGGGCTGCAGTACTTGGATGGTTTCCCTCAG GTGAAGGTTGTGTTGCGTGCTGATGTTTCCGGTAGGACGTATGACAAAGTTGCGATTATATCAG GAGGTGGAAGTGGGCATGAGCCTGCACACGCTGGATTTGTGGGGGATGGAATGCTAACTGCAGCTATTTGTGGGGATGTTTTTGCCTCACCACAAGTTGATTCAATTCTAGCA GGTATCCGAGCTGTTACTGGTCCTTCAGGTTGTCTTCTGATTGTCAAG AATTATACTGGGGACCGTTTAAATTTTGGTGTAGCTGCAGAGCAAGCAAAATCAGAAGGTTACAAAGTAGAG ACTGTAATTGTTGGAGATGATTGTGCATTACCCCCGCCTCGAGGAATAGCTGGTCGAAGGGGTTTGGCCGGGACCATTCTTGTTCATAAg ATTGCtggagctgctgctgctgctggccTTTCACTAGCTGATGTTGCCGCAGAAGCAAGACGAGCATCTGAATTGGTTGGAACAATGGGCGTTGCACTATCTGTTTGCACATTGCCTGGTCAGGTCACACCAGACCGTTTGGGTCCAGGAAAGATGGAACTTGGTCTTGGAATT CATGGAGAACCTGGTGCTGCTGTAGCTGATCTTCAACCGGTGGATGTTATAGTTTCTCACGTTCTTAAGCAGATATTGTCTCCA GAAACTAATTATGTTCCAATTACTCGGGGTTGTAGAGTGGTGCTTATGGTCAATGG GTTAGGTGCAACTCCTGGAATGGAGCTGATGATTGCATCTGGTAAAGCAGTACCTAAGTTGCAGCTGGAACATGGATTGGCAGTGGATAGAGTGTATACTGGGTCATTTATGACTTCTCTTGATATGGCAG GTTTTTCGATTTCTGTCATGAAGGCTGATCAAACTATTTTGCAACGTCTGGATGCAGCAACAAAGGCGCCATATTGGCCTGTTGGTGTTGATG GCAATCACCCACCAGCAAAGATTCCTGTTCCCTTACCTCCATCTCGTTCAATGAATTCTGATGAG CCATTAGGTCGGCCGGAACAGCTTAATGAACAAGGCCAGATTCTTGAGGTAGCCATTGAAGCAGCTGCAAATGCAATTAAAAAACTTAAGGACAATTTGAACGAATGGGATGGCAAAGTAGGTGATGGTGACTGTGGGTCAACA ATGTATAGAGGTGCAACAACAGTTTTGGAAGACATGAAAAA TTATCCTCTGAATGATGCAACTGAAACAGTGAACGAAATTGGATCGTCTATCAGAAGAGTAATGGGGGGCACAAGTGGGATCCT GTATGTTATATTTTGTAAGGCAGCCTACGCTCAGTTGAAATCAAGCACCCAATCAGTTGTCACGTCAAAAAATTGGGCTGAAGCGCTTGAAGCTTCCATTGCTGCAGTCAGTAAATATGGTGGGGCTAGTGCTGGTTATCGGACAATGTTAGATGCCCTTATTCCAGCATCTACGGTTCTTCAGGAG AGGTTAAAAGCTGGTGATGATCCTGTGACTGCTTTTTTACTCTCATCTGAAGCGGCATTAGATGGAGCTGAGTCGACTAAGAACATGGAAGCACAG GCTGGTCGTTCAAGTTATATCTCCGGAGATATACTCGCTTCAGTTCCAGACCCAGGTGCGATGGCAGCAGCGTCGTGGTACAGAGCAGCAGCCTTGGCTGTCAAGCACAAAAACCAGACTCCTCCATAG
- the LOC103438328 gene encoding type IV inositol polyphosphate 5-phosphatase 9-like, which produces MAHKIPRLGGNHFMADINPADSMERRTSMERPSENQEIMISNSNKNSTAETTYQIFAGSWNVGGVSPPDYLDIQGWLRPNNIKPPANIYVLGFQEIVPLNAGNVVRSENRKVCEKWNSLIGAALNDKKNKLTEDEEEEGDFRCIISKQMVGIFISVWVSSDLCQYIRHLSVSCVGCGIMGRLGNKGSVSVRFWLHETSFCFVCSHLASGDKKSDKRRRNANVTEILSRTTFPPGPFTNLTTKILDHDRVIWLGDLNYRIYLPDATTQDLVEKQKWKLLLEYDQLKTELMEGHVFEGWQEGEINFAPSYKYYPNSGLYFGRDHKRKHKKRRAPAWCDRILWFGKGLEQNQYERVESRLSDHRPIRAIFMAEIEVLRAPEGLHSFLSDNFICLPNDFDECFCDKIFT; this is translated from the exons ATGGCGCATAAGATTCCGAGACTGGGTGGCAACCATTTCATGGCTGATATAAATCCAGCAGATTCGATGGAGAGGAGGACTTCTATGGAAAGACCAAGTGAAAATCAAGAAATTATGATTTCCAACTCCAACAAAAATTCCACTGCTGAAACTACATACCA GATTTTCGCGGGTTCCTGGAATGTTGGAGGTGTTTCACCTCCAGATTATTTGGACATACAGGGTTGGCTCCGACCTAATAATATTAAACCTCCAGCTAATATCTACGTCCTCGG GTTCCAAGAAATTGTACCACTGAATGCAGGAAATGTTGTGAGATCTGAAAACCGCAAGGTTTGTGAGAAATGGAATTCGTTGATCGGAGCAGCTCTTAACGATAAGAAGAATAAGCTtacagaagatgaagaagaagaaggagatttCCGATGCATCATCAGTAAGCAAATGGTTGGAATATTTATATCTGTTTGGGTTTCAAGTGATCTCTGCCAATACATAAGACATCTCAGTGTCTCATGTGTTGGCTGTGGTATCATGGGCCGCCTAGGGAACAAG GGTTCAGTGTCAGTGAGATTTTGGTTGCATGAAACAAGCTTCTGTTTTGTGTGTAGCCATCTAGCTTCTGGAGATAAAAAAAGCGATAAGAGACGAAGAAATGCAAACGTCACTGAGATTTTGTCTCGAACAACCTTTCCTCCTGGACCCTTCACTAATTTGACCACAAAAATTCTTGATCACGA TAGGGTGATTTGGCTTGGAGACCTAAACTACAGAATCTACCTGCCTGACGCCACAACGCAGGATCTTGTGGAGAAGCAAAAGTGGAAGCTTTTGTTGGAATATGATCAA ctTAAGACGGAGCTCATGGAAGGACATGTATTCGAAGGTTGGCAGGAAGGAGAAATAAACTTCGCTCCTAGCTACAAATATTACCCGAATTCGGGACTGTACTTTGGCCGTGATCACAagagaaaacacaaaaaaaggCGTGCTCCGGCGTG GTGCGATCGAATACTATGGTTCGGGAAAGGACTCGAGCAAAACCAGTACGAAAGAGTAGAATCAAGACTATCAGACCACAGACCCATCCGGGCAATTTTTATGGCAGAAATTGAGGTGTTGAGAGCTCCTGAAGGACTTCATAGCTTTTTGTCAGACAATTTTATATGCTTGCCAAACGATTTCGATGAATGTTTCTGTGACAAAATATTCACGTAA
- the LOC103438271 gene encoding calmodulin-like — translation MAEQLTEEQIAEFKEAFCLFDKDGDGCITTKELGTVMRSLGQNPTEAELQDMISEVDADQNGTIDFSEFLNLMARKMKDTDSEEELKEAFKVFDKDQNGFISAAELRHVMANLGEKLTDEEVSEMIREADDDGDGQVNYEEFVRMMLNK, via the exons ATGGCAGAGCAGCTAACGGAGGAGCAGATCGCCGAGTTCAAGGAAGCTTTTTGCCTCTTTGACAAAGATGGCGATG GTTGCATCACCACCAAAGAGTTGGGAACTGTGATGAGATCTTTGGGACAGAATCCCACTGAGGCTGAATTGCAGGACATGATCAGTGAAGTTGATGCTGATCAGAATGGCACAATCGATTTCTCCGAGTTTCTGAATTTGATGGCGAGGAAGATGAAG GATACTGATTCCGAGGAGGAACTCAAAGAAGCTTTCAAGGTCTTTGACAAGGACCAGAATGGCTTCATTTCTGCTGCTGAG CTTCGACATGTAATGGCGAATCTCGGTGAGAAACTGACGGATGAAGAAGTGAGTGAAATGATTCGTGAAGCGGACGACGATGGCGATGGCCAGGTGAACTATGAGGAGTTTGTGAGGATGATGCTCAACAAGTGA
- the LOC103438272 gene encoding pentatricopeptide repeat-containing protein At5g16860, with product MLCASLPLKPFTKPFTNRAFFSTAAALLRQCKSLQEAKLLHQRILVQGGLAHAATDLIAAYVACNAPSQALGLLQRLVPCPWTVFWWNVLIRTAVGSGLLHDVLNLYHRMQMLGWRPDHYTYPFVLKACGELRSFWRGSSVHASVFANGFESNVFVCNALVAMYGRCGALDDARKVFDELSERGIGDAVSWNSIVAAYVQSGDSSNVLKMFDRMMGDFSVRPDAVSIVNVLPACASDGKPMWGKQIHGYAIRNGLFEDVFVGNAVVDMYAKCEMMEEARKVFDRMKVKDVVSWNAMVTGYSQIGKYEDAIGLFEKMGEENIELNVVTWSAVIAGYAQRGHGYEALDVFRQMQACSSKPNIVTLVSLLSGCASAGALIQGKETHCYAIKWILDLEGNDPGNDMMVINGLIDMYTKCKSPKVARMMFDNIEPKTRNVATWTVMIGGYAQHGEANEALELLYQMLRKDCSLKPNSFTISCALMACARLGALRSGKQIHAFIVRNQCDSGKLFVANCLVDMYSKSGDIDAARVVFDYMQQRNAVSWTSLMTGYGMHGRGEEALQVFGGMMGVGLVPDGVTFVVVLYACSHSGMVDEGTRYFNSMSQDFGIVPGAEHYACMVDLLGRAGHLDDALKMIKDMPMQPTPIVWVALLSACRTHGNVELGEYAAQRLSEIESENDGSYTLLSNIYANARRWKDVAKIRSLMRNTGIKKRPGCSWVQGKKGNATFFVGDRTHPMSQEVYEKLAELIERIKDMGYVAETSFALHDVDDEEKGDLLFEHSEKLALAYAILTTPAGQPIRITKNLRVCGDCHNAITYVSMIVEHEIILRDSSRFHHFKKGSCSCRGYW from the coding sequence ATGCTCTGCGCCTCACTGCCTCTAAAACCCTTCACTAAACCCTTCACCAACAGAGCCTTCTTCTCCACTGCGGCGGCACTTTTAAGGCAATGCAAGTCTCTACAGGAAGCCAAGCTCCTACACCAGCGTATCCTGGTCCAAGGCGGCCTCGCACACGCCGCCACCGACCTCATTGCCGCCTACGTCGCCTGCAATGCTCCCTCACAAGCCCTGGGGTTGCTCCAACGCCTTGTGCCGTGCCCGTGGACTGTTTTCTGGTGGAATGTGCTTATACGGACCGCCGTGGGTTCTGGATTACTTCATGACGTGCTTAATCTCTACCATCGGATGCAAATGCTTGGGTGGCGGCCTGACCATTATACTTACCCCTTTGTTCTCAAGGCTTGCGGCGAGCTTCGGTCCTTCTGGCGAGGATCGTCGGTTCATGCCTCTGTGTTCGCAAATGGGTTTGAGTCAAATGTGTTTGTTTGCAATGCGTTGGTTGCTATGTATGGCCGCTGCGGTGCATTGGACGATGCCCGTAAGGTGTTCGATGAATTGTCTGAAAGGGGGATTGGGGACGCTGTGTCGTGGAATTCGATTGTGGCGGCTTATGTTCAAAGTGGGGATTCGAGTAATGTGCTTAAAATGTTTGATCGGATGATGGGTGATTTTAGTGTGCGCCCAGATGCTGTTAGTATAGTTAATGTTCTTCCTGCTTGTGCTTCGGATGGTAAGCCGATGTGGGGTAAGCAGATTCATGGTTATGCTATTAGAAATGGTTTATTTGAAGATGTTTTTGTGGGTAATGCCGTGGTTGATATGTATGCTAAGTGTGAGATGATGGAAGAGGCACGCAAGGTATTTGATAGGATGAAGGTAAAGGATGTCGTTTCGTGGAATGCAATGGTTACCGGGTATTCTCAGATTGGTAAATATGAGGATGCCATTGGTTTGTTTGAGAAGATGGGGGAGGAAAATATTGAGTTGAACGTTGTCACTTGGAGTGCTGTGATTGCAGGGTATGCTCAGAGGGGACATGGTTACGAAGCGCTGGATGTTTTTCGGCAAATGCAGGCTTGTAGCTCCAAGCCAAACATTGTTACTCTTGTGTCTCTTCTTTCAGGGTGTGCCTCTGCAGGAGCATTGATTCAAGGAAAAGAAACCCATTGTTATGCAATAAAATGGATCCTGGATTTAGAAGGAAATGACCCTGGAAATGATATGATGGTAATTAATGGTCTGATTGACATGTATACCAAATGCAAGAGTCCCAAAGTTGCTCGAATGATGTTTGATAATATTGAACCAAAGACAAGGAATGTGGCGACTTGGACTGTGATGATCGGTGGGTATGCACAGCATGGGGAAGCTAATGAAGCATTAGAACTATTGTATCAGATGCTGAGAAAGGATTGCTCTCTAAAGCCAAATTCTTTTACTATATCTTGTGCCCTGATGGCCTGTGCTCGTCTGGGGGCACTGAGGTCGGGTAAACAAATTCATGCTTTTATAGTACGCAATCAGTGTGATTCTGGGAAGCTGTTTGTGGCCAATTGCCTCGTTGATATGTATTCAAAATCCGGAGACATTGATGCTGCTAGAGTTGTGTTTGATTACATGCAACAAAGAAATGCTGTTTCTTGGACTTCACTCATGACGGGCTATGGAATGCACGGTCGTGGTGAAGAAGCCCTACAAGTTTTTGGTGGGATGATGGGTGTGGGGCTGGTGCCTGATGGTGTAACTTTTGTTGTTGTCCTGTATGCTTGCAGCCATTCTGGAATGGTCGATGAAGGAACAAGATACTTCAACAGCATGAGCCAGGATTTTGGGATTGTTCCTGGGGCAGAACACTATGCTTGTATGGTTGACCTCTTGGGTCGTGCTGGTCACTTGGACGACGCGTTGAAGATGATCAAAGACATGCCTATGCAACCAACCCCAATTGTATGGGTGGCCTTGCTCAGTGCGTGCAGGACGCATGGAAATGTTGAACTAGGTGAATATGCTGCACAGCGGTTATCAGAGATTGAGTCAGAGAATGATGGATCATATACATTGCTTTCGAACATATACGCCAATGCCAGACGTTGGAAAGACGTGGCCAAAATCCGGTCGTTAATGAGAAATACTGGCATCAAGAAGAGGCCCGGTTGCAGTTGGGTGCAAGGTAAGAAAGGCAACGCAACATTCTTTGTGGGCGATAGGACTCATCCAATGTCTCAAGAAGTATATGAGAAACTTGCAGAATTGATCGAACGCATCAAAGACATGGGATACGTTGCCGAGACAAGCTTTGCGCTTCACGACGTCGATGATGAGGAGAAAGGAGACCTTCTTTTCGAGCATAGCGAGAAGTTGGCTCTGGCCTACGCAATCCTAACTACGCCGGCAGGCCAACCTATCCGGATCACCAAGAACTTACGCGTCTGCGGTGATTGCCACAATGCCATTACCTACGTCTCCATGATTGTGGAGCATGAAATCATATTGAGAGACTCAAGTCGATTTCATCATTTCAAGAAAGGATCCTGCTCCTGCCGAGGCTATTGGTGA